Sequence from the Nitrosopumilus maritimus SCM1 genome:
TAGAACTGGATATGAAACTTCGCCAATTGAAACTAGTTTTGGCTGATACTTGACATTTTGCTCATGAATAGAATATTTTTTTGCATCCTCTTCGAGAGTTGTATCAAATACTTCTTCACTATCTTTGACCTTAGCTGTATAATCAACTAGGATTAGTGAACCTTTATCGAAAGTCAATGTGATCGGTCTCGAATTTCCTTATATTAAGTTAACAGGATTTTAGAGAGACTTTAGTTTTTCTTCAGCAGTCTTTAGTCCTGCTTGAGCATCTACTTCATATCCCATCATTGCTAATGTTGATGAAATTGCAGAGATTGTTCTCATTACATGATATGGACTAACTTCACCCATACATCCAACTCTAAACACTTTACCTTTGAGATTTCCAAATCCGCCTGCAACAAGAACTTTGAATTTGTTTGCAAGTGTATTTCTAAATATCTTGTCTTCAAGACCATCAAGATAGTTTAGTGCAACAATAGAGATTGAACGATCTTCTTCTTTTGCAAATGGAGATAATCCCATAGCACTAAGTCCAGAGTATAATGCATCTGAACAAACTTTGTGTCTGGTGAATACATTTTGTAGTCCTTCTTCAAGTAAAATTGCTAATGCTTCTCTGTATGCATAAAGTAAAGGTAATGCTGGTGTGAAAGGAGTGTGTTTTTCCTCATCATAATATTTGAAGTATCTTGCTAGATTGAAATACATTGTATTTGGTGGGTTTTCTTGCATGTATTTTTTAGCTCTTGGACTAACAGAGATTGGAGAAATTCCTGGAGGAGCTGCAATTGCTTTTTGTGCTCCAGTCATACATACATCAACACCCCATTTATCAACTGGAAGTGGCGCTCCTCCTAAGAGTGATACAGAGTCTACTACATAGAAAGCATCATTTCTTGAGGTTAAGTCAGATATTCTATCAAGATAGTTTACCATTGTTCCTGTTGAAGTTTCATTATGAACAACATAGAATGCCTTAACATCTTTGTTATTGTCAAATGCTTCTTTTACTTGATCAAAAGTTGCATTTTGTCCTGGAGGAGTTTCAAGTTTTACAACGTTTGCTCCTTGACCTTCAATTAATTGAGATAGTCTATTACTAAATTCACCGTTTACTGGAATGATTACTTTATCGCCTTTCTTAACTAAATTAACAACACCGGCTTCAACTGCACCAGTTCCAGATGCGGACAATGCTACAATATCATTTTTAGTTTCAAAGACTTGTTGAGTTTTGTCAACTACATCAGTGTATAATTCAACAAAATCATCACTTCTGTGGTTGATGATTGGTGCTAACATTGCTCTCATAACGCGATTAGGTACGTTTGTTGGTCCTGGAAGCATTGAAAGATATTCCATGTGTTATCTACCAGTCAGTACTATACGGGGTTTATTTATAATTAGAGATTTTTTAGACGTTCTTTGGCATTATTAGATATCAAAAAATTTTCTGTGCCTTTGGGAACTAGTGCATTCCAATTCTGATCGCTAATTATCAAATCCCTGACATTTGTTCCAGATAATTCGTCTCTTTTCAAAAAAGGAATTGACAGTACTTGGACATCTCGTTTTGAATACAGATGATTAGTTAATTCATCATTTGAAAACACAATATCAAAATCTGGAACTATGGCATCTATTTTTTTAATCCATCTTACATGATTATCCAAGTCAGGAATGAAATAGATTGAAATTTTTTCTTTCATGGAATCATCTATTGATGATAGAATCATTTCTTTACGTTCTTCAGCTGAGAAAGGATTATTCTTTTCAGTAGGTTTGTTTGAACTTCCCAAACCTAGCCATAATTTATCAACTTTTGATAAAGCAAATCGTAATGCTTCAAGATGACCCAAATGGAAAGGTTGGAATCGTCCTATTAGTAATCCATTCATACAAAAGAATAGAAAATTTCTTTTTTAAAAAACTATCATAAAGAGTCGTATAAAGAAGGAATCATGGATTTTTTAAAAATTAATGGAGCACATGGTGAAGGAGGAGGACAAATAATTCGTTCTGCAATTACTCTTTCATGTATTACAAAACAACCAATTCACATTGAGAATATTAGGAAAAATAGAAAAGTTTCTGGATTAAAACCTCAACATCTTACAGCAATTAAAATTCTAAAAAAAATTTCAGATTGTAAAGTAATTGGTGATGAAATTGGTTCTACGGAATTAAAATTCATTCCAGGAGAAATTAAAAGTTCAAAATTATCTGAAGATGTAGGAACAGCAGGAAGTATTTCACTAATTTTACAAGTTTTAATTCCAATAGTAGCAATATCACAAAAGAATCTTGAGATTTCAATCAAAGGTGGTACAGATGTACAATGGAGTCCAACAATGTTCTATACACAACATATTTTGAGAGAAGTATATTCAAGAATGGGGATTAATTTTTCATTTGAATTAAAGAAGAGGGGATACTATCCAAAAGGAAATGGAGAAGTTAATTTAGAAATTAATCCATCAAACGTTAAAGCAATTTCATTATCAAAAAGAAAAACAAATCGGGTAAAAATTCTATGTACATTTTCAAAAATTCCAAATGAAAAAATTGAAAGTGAAATTAAAAAAATTAAAGAAAAACTAAATGAAAGTTTTGTTGTTGACGTAGAAATCAAAGAAGAAGCATTAGACTCTGGTGCGTCTTTATTAGTTTACAGTATTGATGAGAATTCAATTATAGGAATTGATTCATTATTTGATAAAAAAATAGAGAGTTTTGACGTAGATCTTGATGGATTTTTAGAAGATATAGCAGTGGATGAGAATCTGGCAGACATGATTGTAGTTCCAGCAAGTGTGGCCAAAGGCAAGACAATCTTTCAAGTCAAAAAAATTACAAAACACTTGGAAACCAACTTGTTTGTAACATCAAAAATTTCTGGTTGCAAATATGGAATAGGCAAATTACCTAATGGTTTTGAAGTAATTATTGAAGGAACATCATACTCCAGCATCAAGTAATGCTGCAAAGAATAGTATTGCTACAGATAGAACTACAGTAATTTCTCCAAGAATAATGATTTTTTTTCTTAATTTTTGAATTTGAGGTTCAGGCATTTGGTTTGACATTATTTTATCTTCAACATCTTTTCGAATTACTCGAACATGAACAATGTATGTAATAATTAGTGCAATTACAAGAAGTATCTTGATTATAAGAAAAGTTCCATAACTTGTTGCAACAAGAAGTTCTGGTTTACTTAGTAACACATGAGAACTATACAATCCTGTTGCCATCAAAATAATTAATGAAGGGACAGCTACTTTGTTAAATCGTCTTCCAACACGAATCATAATTTGCATTCTTTCTTCAATTGAGTTTGTCATAGTTTTGAGAAGAGGAGAAAAAACTATTCCAATGAATAATGATCCACCTACCCAAATTGCAGCTGCAACAAGATGAATCCAAGTAAGAATTGCTTGCTCTATTGCTGCCATAGTTTATCATATTTTGAATGAAATATTATGTATTTGGATCTTGACAACCTTTTTTAGTTGTACGTAATTTGATAGATTGAAATGGCACTTCAGAGCAGAATGACAGTCTATGTTGCAATAGCAGGAGTTCTTGCCTTGATGGGAGGAATTGTATTCTATGCTAGTTTAGATAATGCTCAGTTAGAACAAGCAGAGATTGAATTGTTTAGTGTTGAATTGATAGATGTAGATAATGTAAAAAATCAAGCAAAGTTTGATGTTACATTTCTTGTAAAAAATCCAAGTGATAAAGCATTTACTGTCGGAGTAATTGATTATCAACTTTTTACTGATGGAGTTGAATTGGGTTCGGGTCAATATTCTGCAATGGATGTTGCATTACCAGGAAGAGCAGTAT
This genomic interval carries:
- a CDS encoding pyridoxal-phosphate-dependent aminotransferase family protein; the encoded protein is MEYLSMLPGPTNVPNRVMRAMLAPIINHRSDDFVELYTDVVDKTQQVFETKNDIVALSASGTGAVEAGVVNLVKKGDKVIIPVNGEFSNRLSQLIEGQGANVVKLETPPGQNATFDQVKEAFDNNKDVKAFYVVHNETSTGTMVNYLDRISDLTSRNDAFYVVDSVSLLGGAPLPVDKWGVDVCMTGAQKAIAAPPGISPISVSPRAKKYMQENPPNTMYFNLARYFKYYDEEKHTPFTPALPLLYAYREALAILLEEGLQNVFTRHKVCSDALYSGLSAMGLSPFAKEEDRSISIVALNYLDGLEDKIFRNTLANKFKVLVAGGFGNLKGKVFRVGCMGEVSPYHVMRTISAISSTLAMMGYEVDAQAGLKTAEEKLKSL
- a CDS encoding nicotinamide-nucleotide adenylyltransferase, whose amino-acid sequence is MNGLLIGRFQPFHLGHLEALRFALSKVDKLWLGLGSSNKPTEKNNPFSAEERKEMILSSIDDSMKEKISIYFIPDLDNHVRWIKKIDAIVPDFDIVFSNDELTNHLYSKRDVQVLSIPFLKRDELSGTNVRDLIISDQNWNALVPKGTENFLISNNAKERLKNL
- the rtcA gene encoding RNA 3'-terminal phosphate cyclase, which produces MDFLKINGAHGEGGGQIIRSAITLSCITKQPIHIENIRKNRKVSGLKPQHLTAIKILKKISDCKVIGDEIGSTELKFIPGEIKSSKLSEDVGTAGSISLILQVLIPIVAISQKNLEISIKGGTDVQWSPTMFYTQHILREVYSRMGINFSFELKKRGYYPKGNGEVNLEINPSNVKAISLSKRKTNRVKILCTFSKIPNEKIESEIKKIKEKLNESFVVDVEIKEEALDSGASLLVYSIDENSIIGIDSLFDKKIESFDVDLDGFLEDIAVDENLADMIVVPASVAKGKTIFQVKKITKHLETNLFVTSKISGCKYGIGKLPNGFEVIIEGTSYSSIK
- a CDS encoding CopD family protein, yielding MAAIEQAILTWIHLVAAAIWVGGSLFIGIVFSPLLKTMTNSIEERMQIMIRVGRRFNKVAVPSLIILMATGLYSSHVLLSKPELLVATSYGTFLIIKILLVIALIITYIVHVRVIRKDVEDKIMSNQMPEPQIQKLRKKIIILGEITVVLSVAILFFAALLDAGV